The genome window GTTTGCAGAGGTTTAGGGTTATTGGTGTCATGACATTGCACCTCAATAGCTTGTAGCATGTCAATGTCACTTTCAAGCGTAGCATGTTCATTTTCCTGACTTGAAGTGTGGCAGCCATCTTTATTTGGAGTAGAAAGTATTTCATCAACCATATCATCTGAGGATTTCTGAAGCTTCAGTTCATTAAATGCTTTCGTCTTGGGTTTGCATCTTACACCCCATCTGGAGGACCTATTGTGGCTAGATAGCTTCTTCCAACCAGTGATCTGCAACCTGTAACCAATTTTCATTAAATCGTTTAGTAAGTGTGAAAGTGAAAAAACAAGGAAATGTTGCTAACCTCCAAAGATCCTCCAAAACCCAGCTCTCTTGTTGAGACAATGAATAATCAATTTTTGATGTGGTTGATGGTACGGTCTCTTTGTTGTCATTGCACGGACCATCAGCTGAGTTGTTCTCTCCAGATTTTTGAAGTTTTCCATTGTCTTTCTTACTTTTGAAAAATCTTTGCATCATAGAAGCTTGCTTTTGCACGGCTAGTTGCTTCTTGAGTTGTGCAGCTTCCTTCTCAAGGCGCTTCTGTTCTTTCTCAGCTTCCTCTTGCTGTTTTTTATGTTGTTTCTTCATTTCAGCTTCTTCCTTTTCACGACGCTTCTGTTCTTTCAGTGCTTCCTCCTCCTGCTTCTTTTGTTGTTTCTTAGCTTCAGCTTCCTCCTTTTCACGTCTCTTCTGTTCTCTTAGGACATCTTCTTGCTGTTTCTTTTGCAGTTTTTTCATCCGAGCTTCTTCTTTCTCCTGGCGCTTTATTTCCTTCTCCACCTGTTTTTGTGCCTTTTGAACCTCTTTTTCCTAGAATTCAACAATATAACATTACCATATTGTGAGAAAAGCAATTATGTGTGATTCCAATTATTCACTGTTTATGGAATATTATGGCATGCTCtcaagaaaaagggaaaaaggagagAACAAAGCACACCTGCAAGCACTATATGCACCGGATAAACAAAATTCTATGCAGGAATTTATAGCTCATTTTCAACAAAAAAAACACAGGAAAAGGGAAAAATTCCCGCATTCCAAAGGGGGCCTAAACATGCAAAAACAGTCATCCCATCATATCAAACATATTAACAATATTACCTTTTCTTTATCATTTGAAATATCTAATTACCCAAAAGTTAGGCTACACATCATCTAGATTTAAGGAAGTGCCTAGCTAAAGGATAAACTAAAGTACTACTAATGCAAGAAAATGATGGTTTATTGTTGTCTGCAGATTGACATACAAACAAACCCAAAACATTGACAGTTGGAAGAGGATGCGCTAAAATGCAGTTGTTAAAATGTTATTAGAATGGCTCACACACAGTGCAATTAGTGAATCAAGTACTTACATTATCAGGCGAATTTCCATTCTGCAGCTCAGAGACGCTAGTATCCTCAAGTCTTCTAAGATTTTGGTCATTTTTTTCTGTCTCTTGCTTCAATTCCTTAATTGCTGATCCAGCAACTTTCACACCCCTTTATTGAAAAGGCTTACACAATAAGACTTCCAGAACCTCGAGGAATAAAGGAAATGTGCATGTGAATCCATACAAATGCAACAGCAATATGCGAGAGGGTACACACCGTTCTAGGTTCTTTTGTGCCACTCTTTCCACCATTGATCTGATCCCTTCCAGGTTCAGCGATTTGTTTAATCTTAATGATGCCTTTTTTAGATCATTTACTTGGACGTAAACTCCTGGGTTTTCAAGAACCGATAGAGTTGCTGCCAGCAAAACATTTTACCAGTGGGCCAGTAAATAAGGAATAGAGAATAAATGTTACAGGTATTATGAATACATGCATGGGTATAGGCTGATTTAGCATCAGGACAGTTTGGAAGGAACTAACAGCAAACCATATAAAATTTCTTCCTGTTGGGGAATGGAATAAATTGGACACTCGCCTTGTATTTTGCACAGCGAAATGGAATATGAAAATAGATCACTACAGGCATGGTAAATTGTGAATAAGAATGTGAGTAAGAACAGGGTTGTCCTTACAATAGATGGCAGTGATTCTCTCATGGATTTTCTTTCTGACAGACCTCCGTGTACTAAGAACACTGCGTGCTTTCACAGGCATCAATTTCAGATCTCTTGTCTGCATATGCAtttaaaacaattaataaaaaaacaCAAAACAACAGAATCAAAAGCCTAGCAAATTACTCAATTTATAAAGTAAAACCCAACTTACCTCCCAGCACCAAAGAGCCGACTCTGTATCATCTTCCAACACATCAGCGTCCAAGGATGATTTCCCGTACATCATCCTCTGCCCAACGAGCAGCACAGAGCCACGGACTGAAGCCACAGACACACCATCCAATCCCTTCAACTTTTCATATATCCCGTCCACCAACTTGGTCAGCCCAAGGCTGCTCTCCTCAAGCAAGCAGCCAACCATTCCGTTGACGGACAGGTTACCACCGTCAAGCTGCACCTTACGGTCAGAAACCTCCTTGTAAAACTGGAAGAGACCCTCAAGCTCTTGCCGGCACCCGGCAGCGAGAGCGTCCTTGTCCGCGGCAGCAATCACTGGGTTATTAGAAGCCCTCTTTCGCTTCAGTTGCTTCTGCACCTCCATGATGGTGTCCGTCAGAGCAGCAGGAGACTGATGTTTTGCCGCCGCCGGCTGGCCCGATGGTGCTTGAACTGGAGCGTCATCGATAGCCATAAAATCACCTGACCCGAGCTCAGCTGATCGGTTGAGAACAACGGGGCCACCGACCTGCATCTGCGATTGGCCCATATCGCGCCGTGGCTCCGCATCGTTGCGGTCAGGGGCCTCTTCAGGGCTGCCGACACCGAGAACCATGACGCCGCTTTTCATCGCGGGCGGGTTTGGATTTTGAACTGCTACTCTAGGAACAAACAGCGCATTCCTATGTTCAACCCTTGCTCAAACACTGGTCTACTCAACTGAACCTGAACCAGGATAACGAAAAGCGGATGCATTCAGACATGGCGTTATAGACACACTGGTGCGCTAGGATTTTGCACGTCATAGAAACTAGGAGTTATGAGAAAAGAAATAAACTGCAATAGAGATGAAGCAAGTTCATTTCTGCAAGAGATAAACTGCACGAGAGCCCATTTCTGCCCAAGTTCGGAGCCGAACCTGCAGAATCCCGGAGACCAGGCACCAGAGGATGGCGCGACGAGTGCAGCCGGGGGCGGGGGCGTCCGCGTTGGAGACTAATAGGCGGGTGGTGGGCAGTGGATCTGGATTTGGGGCGCGGGGTGGGAACTGGAGAAGACTAGAGATTTGGAAGAGAGGAAGCGCCGAACCGGGAATGGAGTATTTGTAACGGGCGGTGGGGCGGGCGCGCGCGCATGCGGAAGGAGAAGGGAGCGCGGCGCGCAAAATGTTTCCCGCGGCCGGCGGCTTCGAGAACTTTTCGTTTCGTTGTTTTGGCTTCCCGCGGCTGCGGGACGGTCACCGCCGTCGATTGAGCGGTGGCTGATGGAGCCTGCCACGTGTCTGCTACGATACAAGCCCACCTCCACCCAGGGTTAGGCCTCCTTTGTAAAAAAATAAAAGTGAAATAGTTATGAAGGATTAAAATCCTATTGAAAACTTTTCTATGTGACCTTTTAAAATAATGGACTGGATTTCTATAAATCATATAAAATTTCTATGGAATAGACCATTGTCGTAAGATGTTTTACATGCCGCTCAAACTCTTAAATTTTTTTCCAATAGAGTGTCATATTTCTATATTTTTCTATCCCTATGTTTTATCAATCTTGCATTCTAAAGGAGTTTTTATGTCGTCTCTTGTCGTCACGCGATAACGGTATATTAGCGAAATCCACTCGAATTTTGTAGTTTTCGAACGAtttacaatttcaaaattgaatcACCGGATTTCGTTGATTTATCGACGGATTTCAATGATTATGTGTACGGGTTTGTTTTTTGGGTTAACGGGTTTAAACGAATCCACTTCTTTGACACTAAAAGGTGAATTTTTTAAACAATATATATTTAAACTCTTGGGACCCTCTAGTTTTTAATAGAGTTTTCCAaattttttattatttttaaaaatCAAAATCAAAGAATTCAAAAAATGAGCCTTTTCAAAACCGACACATAGCGAGGATGATTTTTTTTTGGCGAAAATTATCGATGTTCGTTCAAGATTTAAATCAAGGATCCACCTCATTCGCACATTTAGGCCTGGCCCATGTTTAGATGGTCCAGTAACTCTGAACCCTTAAAGTATGGTTTTTATTCGATGTGAATGAAAGGgtgttgttaaatctgatttctcTATGAATAAGTGATagtcgcctaagagggggtgaatagggcgaaactgaaatttacaaatataaacacaactacaagccgggttagtgttagtaataaagaaacgagtccgcgagagagggcgcaaaacaaatcgcaagcgaataaacaagtgagacacacggatttgttttaccgaggttcggttcttgcaaacctactccccgttgaggaggccacaaaggtcgggtctctttcaacccttccctctctcaaacggtccctcggaccgagtgagcttttcttcttctcaatcaaacgggaacaatacttccccgcaagggccaccacacaattggtgcctcttgccttggttacaattgagttttgatcacaagaacaagtgagaaagaaaagaagcaatccaagcgcaagagctcgaaagaacacaagcaaatcactctctctagtcactatggcgttgtgtggaatttggagaggattggatctatttggtgtgtctagaattgaatgctagagctcttgtagtagttgggaagtggaaaacttggatgcaatgaatggtggggtggttggggtatttatagccccaaccaccaaaagtggccgttgggagtctgtctgcacgatggcgcaccggacagtccggtgccccctgccacgtcatcactgccgttggattctagccgttggagcttctgacttgtgggcccgcctgggtgtccggtgcacaccggacacctacTGTTCctggtccggtgtgccagtatgggcgcgcctgacatctgcgcgcgctgcgcgcgcatttaatgcgccgcaggtagccgttggcgcggagatagccgttgcaccggagtcgcaccggacagtccggtgcacaccggacagtccggtgaattttagcggactagccgttggtgtttcccgaagctggcgagttcctgaggccgaccttccttggcgcaccagacactgtccggtgtacaccggacagtccggtgaattatagcgcgagagcctctgaaaattcccgaaggtagcgagttcgtgttggagtcctctggtgcaccggacatgtccggtggtgcaccggacactgtccggtgtacaccggacagtccggtgctcccagaccagagggccttcggttcccactttgctcctttattgaatccaaaacttggtctttttattggctgagtgtgaaccttttatacctgtataatctatacacttgggcaaactagttagtccaataaatttgtgttgggcaattcaaccaccaaaattaattagggactaggtgtaagcctaattccctttcaatctccccctttttggtgattgatgccaacacaaaccaaagcaaatatagaagtgcataattgaactagtttgcgtaatgtaagtgcaaaggttgcttggaattgagccaatataaatacttacaagatatgcatgaattgtttctttcttatataacattttggaccatgattgcaccacgagttttgtttttgcaaactcttttgtaaaatccttttcaaagttcttttgcaaatagtcaaaggtgaatgaataagatttgcaaagcattttcaagatttgaaattttctccccctgtttcaaatgcttctcctttgactaaacaaaactccccctaaaagagatccacctcttagtgttcaagagggttttgatataccatttttgaaatactacctcacccccttttgaacacaataagataccaattgaaaaatattcaacactaagtttttgaatttggtggtggtgcggtccttttgctttgggctcatttctccccctttttggcatgaatagccaaaaacggaatcattagagccctgttTCAAAGtgttatcttcccctttggtcataaatgagttaagattttaccaaagacgaagtctggtctttttgccttgggctcattgctcccccaaggatgaagtccggtccttttgtttgatgctcatttctccccaaagaatagagagttgcttggagtgatggcgaagtatgagttacggagtggaagcctttgtcttcgccgaagactccaattccctttcaatatacctatgacttggttttgaaatagacttgaagacacattagtcatagcatataaaagagatatgatcaaaggtatataaataagctatgtgtgcaatctagcaaaagaaattgtgtgaatcaagaatattgagctcatgcctaagtttggtaaaagattgttcatcaagaggcttggtaaagatatcggctaattgatctttagtattaatgtaagaaatctcgatatctcccttttgttggtgatccctaagaaaatgataccggatggctatgtgcttagtgcggctatgctcgacgggattgtcggccattttgattgcactctcattatcacatagcaaagggactttggttaatttgtaaccgtagtcccgcagggtttgcctcatccaaagcaattgcgcgcaacaatggcctgcggcaatgtactcggcttcggcggtggaaagagcgaccaaattttgcttctttgaagcccaagacaccaaggatcttcccaagaactggcaagtccccgatgtgctcttcctattgattttgcaccctgtccaatcggcatccgaataaccaatcaaatcaaatgtggatccccgagggtaccaaagcccaaacttaggagtataagccaaatatctcaagattcgttttacggccgtaaggtgagcttccttagggtcggcttggaatcttgcacacatgcaaacggaaagcatgatatccggtcgagatgcacataaatagagtaaagaacctatcatcgaccgatataccttttgatcc of Zea mays cultivar B73 chromosome 8, Zm-B73-REFERENCE-NAM-5.0, whole genome shotgun sequence contains these proteins:
- the LOC100101530 gene encoding chromatin assembly factor 1 subunit FSM, translating into MKSGVMVLGVGSPEEAPDRNDAEPRRDMGQSQMQVGGPVVLNRSAELGSGDFMAIDDAPVQAPSGQPAAAKHQSPAALTDTIMEVQKQLKRKRASNNPVIAAADKDALAAGCRQELEGLFQFYKEVSDRKVQLDGGNLSVNGMVGCLLEESSLGLTKLVDGIYEKLKGLDGVSVASVRGSVLLVGQRMMYGKSSLDADVLEDDTESALWCWETRDLKLMPVKARSVLSTRRSVRKKIHERITAIYSTLSVLENPGVYVQVNDLKKASLRLNKSLNLEGIRSMVERVAQKNLERGVKVAGSAIKELKQETEKNDQNLRRLEDTSVSELQNGNSPDNEKEVQKAQKQVEKEIKRQEKEEARMKKLQKKQQEDVLREQKRREKEEAEAKKQQKKQEEEALKEQKRREKEEAEMKKQHKKQQEEAEKEQKRLEKEAAQLKKQLAVQKQASMMQRFFKSKKDNGKLQKSGENNSADGPCNDNKETVPSTTSKIDYSLSQQESWVLEDLWRLQITGWKKLSSHNRSSRWGVRCKPKTKAFNELKLQKSSDDMVDEILSTPNKDGCHTSSQENEHATLESDIDMLQAIEVQCHDTNNPKPLQTRLIRRKLLQFDKSNRPAYYGSWRKKSVVIGPRCPLKMDPNLDYEVDSDDEWEEEDPGESLSDCEKDNDEFMEEDSKITDEEDEDSFVVPDGYLSDNEGIQIESLLDDKDEEASSSPTGQCAEVEEFRSLLRQQRVLNILTEQALRKSQPLIISNLNHEKAELLTAEDLKGTAKIEQLCLQVLSMHICPGGAVVDVPLTDSSSATVEEINQPNPKDGSPGAASAIPETDLPEIVQVIRSCRDGIHKVVELLQHKFPNVSKTQLNRKVREISDFVDNHWKVKKEVLDKLGLDSSPVKSKKNKSIAMYFSKRCLPPEEAVNALSASPELRLKSRTIQNGNGGTEAPQINLFPSKQ